CACTGATGTGCAAACATCCACAGGTGACGTAAGATGGTCAAAATGGAAACGGCGGAGCTGGACACCGACCTGAGTCTGTTCAAATACGACACCCTCGAGCAACTCCCGTCCCGATACCGGGACCTCGAGGAAGAGGAACGAACGGACCGCATCGAGGCTGCGCTCGAGGAACTCGGCGACGACGTCGTAATCCTGGGCCACAACTACCAGCGACGCGAGATCGTCGAGCACGCGGACTTCATCGGCGACTCCTACCAGCTCTCTAAGGAGGCGGCGGAGGCCGACGCGGAGTACGTGATCTTCGGCGGGGTCACGTTCATGGCCGAGAGCGCGGACATCATCACGGATGACGACCAGTCCGTGATCCTCCCGAGCATGGAGGCCTCGTGTCCGATGGCCGGAATGGCCGAGGCGCTCCAGGTCGACAGCGCGTGGGCCGAGATCACGGCGGCCGCGCCCGACGACGAGATCATCCCGATCACCTACATGAACTCCTACGCCGACCTGAAGGCCTTCTGTGCCAGTCAGGGCGGGCTCGTCTGTACGTCCTCGAACGCTCACAAGGCGTTCGAGTACGCCTTCGACGAGGGCGACAAGGTCCTCTTCCTCCCCGACAAACACCTCGGGGAGAACACTGCCCACCGGCTCGGCATGGAAGACGAGATCGCCGAGTGGGACCCCTGGGACCCCGAGGGGAAAGACGCCGACGAGGTCGCCGAGAGCG
This portion of the Natrinema salinisoli genome encodes:
- the nadA gene encoding quinolinate synthase NadA — protein: MVKMETAELDTDLSLFKYDTLEQLPSRYRDLEEEERTDRIEAALEELGDDVVILGHNYQRREIVEHADFIGDSYQLSKEAAEADAEYVIFGGVTFMAESADIITDDDQSVILPSMEASCPMAGMAEALQVDSAWAEITAAAPDDEIIPITYMNSYADLKAFCASQGGLVCTSSNAHKAFEYAFDEGDKVLFLPDKHLGENTAHRLGMEDEIAEWDPWDPEGKDADEVAESDIILWDGYCQVHERFREEHIEEIRADNPDANVIVHPECRREVVEAADVAGSTATICETIENADPGDTWAIGTEIHLTNHLQRWHPEVDVVPLCGDACMDCNAMRQIDPNYLTWVLEELAEGREHNVIEVAPEEKELAGVALDRMLEI